In the Corvus cornix cornix isolate S_Up_H32 chromosome 18, ASM73873v5, whole genome shotgun sequence genome, one interval contains:
- the SRSF2 gene encoding serine/arginine-rich splicing factor 2, whose amino-acid sequence MSYGRPPPDVEGMTSLKVDNLTYRTSPDTLRRVFEKYGRVGDVYIPRDRYTKESRGFAFVRFHDKRDAEDAMDAMDGAVLDGRELRVQMARYGRPPDSHHSRRGPPPRRYSSSGYGRRSRSPRRRRRSRSRSRSRSRSRSRSRYSRSKSRSRTRSRSRSTSKSRSARRSKSKSSSVSRSRSRSRSRSRSRSPPPASKRESNSRSRSKSPPKSPEEEGAVSS is encoded by the exons ATGAGCTACGGCCGCCCGCCGCCCGACGTGGAGGGCATGACGTCCCTCAAGGTGGACAACCTGACCTACCGCACCTCCCCGGACACCCTCCGGAGAGTCTTTGAGAAGTACGGCCGCGTGGGCGACGTCTACATCCCCCGGGACCGCTACACCAAGGAGAGCCGCGGCTTCGCCTTCGTGCGCTTCCACGACAAGCGGGACGCGGAGGACGCGATGGACGCGATGGACGGGGCGGTGCTGGACGGCCGGGAGCTCCGCGTGCAGATGGCCCGCTACGGCCGCCCGCCCGACTCGCACCACAGCCGCCGCgggccgccgccccgccggtACAGCAGCAGCGGCTACGGCCGCCGCAGCCGCAG CCCTAGAAGACGCCGTCGCAGCCGATCTAGAAGCAGGAGCCGCTCTAGGTCCCGCAGTCGGTCCCGCTACAGTCGATCGAAATCCCGGTCTCGCACACGCTCTCGGTCTCGCTCCACCTCCAAGTCCAGGTCTGCCAGGAGATCCAAGTCAAAGTCCTCATCTGTCTCCAGATCCCGGTCCAGGTCGAGATCCCGGTCCAGATCTAGAAGCCCTCCCCCTGCCTCAAAGAGAGAATCCAACTCTAGATCCAGGTCTAAGAGCCCTCCCAAGTCTCCGGAAGAAGAAGGAGCTGTATCCTCCTAG
- the METTL23 gene encoding LOW QUALITY PROTEIN: methyltransferase-like protein 23 (The sequence of the model RefSeq protein was modified relative to this genomic sequence to represent the inferred CDS: inserted 1 base in 1 codon) gives MYVWPCAVVLAQYLWVHRRSLPGKRVLEIGAGVSLPGVVAARCGAQVILSDSEELPRCLQSCRSSCLMNHLPHVPVLGLTWGRMSPELLSLAPIDIILGSDVFFDPKDFEDILTTIYFLLEKXPHAQFWTTYQVRSADWSIEALLYKWKLKSIHVPLHSFGADKEHLASSSLPGRHTIEMMIISLAQSDGTSVYSTLDFSTR, from the exons ATGTACGTGTGGCCCTGCGCCGTGGTCCTGGCCCAGTACCTGTGGGTGCACAGGCGGAGCCTTCCCGGCAAGCGCGTGCTGGAG ATCGGTGCCGGTGTGAGTCTCCCCGGCGTGGTGGCCGCCAGGTGCGGTGCCCAGGTGATCCTGTCCGATAGCGAGGAGCTGCCCcgctgcctgcagagctgccgCAGCAGCTGCCTCATGAACCACCTACCCCACGTGCCTGTCCTAGGCCTCACCTGGGGCCGGAtgtctccagagctgctctctcTTGCTCCTATAGACATTATTTTAGGCTCAGATGTCTTTTTTGACCCTAAAG ACTTTGAAGATATTTTAACTACGATTTACTTCTTGTTGGAGA ATCCACATGCTCAATTCTGGACAACTTATCAAGTCCGAAG TGCTGACTGGTCTATCGAGGCTCTGCTCTACAAATGGAAACTGAAGAGCATCCACGTTCCCTTGCATTCCTTTGGTGCAGACAAAGAGCACTTGgccagctcctctctgccagGAAGACACACAATTGAAATGATGATCATCTCACTAGCACAGTCAGATGGCACTTCAGTTTATTCCACTTTAGATTTCAGTACAAGGTGA